Proteins encoded together in one Salmo trutta chromosome 3, fSalTru1.1, whole genome shotgun sequence window:
- the LOC115181128 gene encoding E3 ubiquitin-protein ligase RNF144B — translation MANNSSPDQGQSQGQGQGPIANSSPSQPLGQAGAVVASSSTQPDVVVYCKLCLSEHPSAATSTLHTCDCVFCTPCLQQYVQLAIREGGGSPVTCPDMACQRTGVLLHSEIACFAPADQVELYQRLEFERGVQLDPSRAWCPVLECQAVCSIGPSSEGQPTSVPCLACHTVFCSGCRGPWQDGHACPEHQPMTSSSPASESRGRSCSDSDLPIKQCPMCGVYIERNQGCAQMLCKSCKHTFCWYCLQNLDGDIFLRHYDKGPCRNMLGHSRASVMWNRTQVVGILVGVSVIVLVASPLLLLASPCILCCLCKPCRGKKKRRKKKELTQTDIQPELSPTKS, via the exons ATGGCCAACAACAGCAGTCCAGACCAGGGTCAGagccagggtcagggtcagggcccCATAGCCAACAGCAGTCCATCCCAGCCTCTGGGCCAGGCCGGGGCTGTAGtggcctcctcctccacccagccTGATGTGGTGGTCTACTGCAAGCTGTGCCTTAGTGAGCACCCCTCAGCAGCAACCAGCACGCTGCACACCTGTGACTGTGTCTTCTGCACCCCG TGTCTGCAGCAGTATGTTCAGCTGGCCATCCGGGAGGGTGGGGGCAGCCCGGTCACATGTCCAGACATGGCTTGTCAGAGGACAGGAGTCCTACTCCACTCAGAG ATAGCCTGTTTTGCCCCTGCGGATCAGGTTGAGCTGTACCAGCGGCTGGAGTTTGAACGAG GGGTGCAGCTGGACCCTAGTAGAGCATGGTGCCCGGTGCTGGAGTGTCAGGCTGTCTGCAGCATCGGGCCCAGCTCAGAGGGCCAGCCTACGTCCGTGCCCTGCCTAGCCTGCCACACCGTCTTCTGCTCTGGCTGTAGAGGGCCCTGGCAGGACGGGCACGCCTGCCCCGAGCACCAGCCTATGACATCATCATCGCCTGCCTCAGAgagcag GGGCCGGTCATGCAGTGACTCTGATTTGCCCATCAAGCAGTGCCCCATGTGCGGTGTGTACATCGAGAGGAACCAAGGCTGTGCCCAGATGCTGTGTAAGAGCTGCAAACACACCTTCTGCTGGTACTGTCTGCAGAACCTGGAT GGTGATATATTTCTGAGGCACTATGATAAGGGGCCATGCAGGAACATGCTGGGCCACTCCCGAGCCTCCGTCATGTGGAACAGAACACAG GTGGTGGGCATCCTGGTTGGCGTCAGTGTCATCGTGCTGgtggcctctcctctcctcctgctggcTTCACCCTGCATTCTGTGCTGCCTGTGCAAGCCCTGCCGAGGcaaaaagaagaggaggaagaagaaagagctcacacagacagacatacagccaGAACTCAGTCCCACCAAGTCATAA